GCAAGTATTGCCCAAATCATTATGGCGGATAAGAATGCGAGACCGTATCCCAAAAAGGATTTGGTTAGCATTTTTTCTATGTTATTTCCACCAAACAGACCTAATACGAGAAACGTGGTGGAAACGGGTGCTCTGAGCCTTGTTATGACTACAAGGACTACGGGAGCGAGCAATTGAAATAAGTTGAAATGATCCGGTTCGGGAAATTGATCCAAACGGTGGAAGTGAATTTCTCCTTTGTGGAGAAACCATCCGAAAAGATGGACTAGGACAAGTAGTCCACCGAGTACGATTAATTTTCGAAACCAGTGAACGGATTTTTTACTTTCAATAAAAGTTCCGACGGTTTGAACCGCATCGTTTCCTGCAACAGAAAATGCGGCAATAGCGAAAGAACACCAACCTAGGAAATAAGTAGGAAGCCCGTAAAGATAGCCAAGACAAATCCCAGCAACAAGTACTGCTGTGATGGAAAAGAAACGAACCTGGTCTTTGAAACTGGGGTGTTGGTAATCGACTTCCTCTTTTTTACTCATGCACTCATGTAGTGTTTTGCGTATCTCTCCGTAATTTCTTTTCGGTCAAAGAGAATAAACACGTCCGTAGTACCAAAAACAGAATCCAGCGCGGGAATTCCACAGATTTTAGCACCGATCCGGATATATCCTTTCAAAAGTGGAGGGATATTTTTGGAAACGGATTTCGGATCTCCTATTTCATGGTTCACATTGAAACCCGGTAGGCAATAGTCGGGATTCGGGAACACTCTGAATTCTTCCGGAGCAAGCGCATCTTTCGCTTTCAGGAATGCATAAGATTCGGAAGCAACGTCCGCATTTGTAGAGTGAATGGAACCGCAGCCCATCAAGTAACGAACGTCATACTTGATCATAAACTCGGCAAGTCCTTGCCAAAGAAGAGAGATCACCGAACCGTCACGGTAGTCGGGATGAACGCAACTTCTACCTACTTCCGCGATTTCATCGGGAAGGTTGTAGATGGAAGTGATATCGAATTCGTTTTCGCTGTAAAATCCGATTCCTTTTTTTGCGTTTTCTCTTGTTAGGATACGGTAGGTTCCTACGATTTTATTATCATTGGTTTTATCAAATACAAGTAAGTGGTGGCAGTAAAGATCGTATTCGTCTCTGTCTTTTCTGGTTGCTGACGATTGAGGGAGTCCTTCTCCCATTTCAAGATTGAATACGTCATAACGAAGAGCGAGTGCTCTTTCGATTTCCAATTGGTTTTCGGCAAGACGGACTTCCAGAACTCGTTCCGTTTTGTGCAGTGTAGGGTTGTTCGCTTTCATAAAGGGTTTTCCTTTTTTCTTATCTGGCTTCAAAGTAACCCCTCTCTGTTACGTCTATGTGACAAACGAGTAAAAATTAGACAGAATTGATTCGGTTTTGGCAAGTATATTTCGTTCGATGTTTCACGCTCCTGTGCGCGGAACATCCTGTTCCGACGCACGAGCTCCTGCATCCCTGGCCATTCGCAGCGACCCATAGGGAGCGAGAATGTAAACTGGACGGTAAGCGAATGCGGTAGTCTAGATTTACAGACTTGCTTGCAAGTCTAATCAATCGACACATAAATCTTTAATCACCTGACATTTAAAAATGCACTTAAATCCTGAGATGCACTTTATGCCACCGCGTGGAACATCTCACTTGCTTTTAAGAGAAGAATGTTTTGATTTTTTTGTATTTGAAGATGGTGAAGATTAGGGCGCCTCGGATATATTAGACGATCCGGATGTATCGAAGCCCCGATCACGCTCTCCGCTTCAATCTTTGCTACGCAAAGGATTTTCGCTGCGATCGTTGGCGCAGGTAAAATTTTTGTTTAAGGAGAGTTACTTCTTATAAGATGAGATTTTGGTATCCCCGCCCTGATTAGGGAGGGGTAGTCCACCCGCCACCCAATGAGTTCCAACTAACATATCTAAGCCGAATTAGCAATTCCTCTTTGCATTTTTCCGAAAAATTCTCAGAAAAAGTTCGCCTTTTTGCATGAGCCTCGCAAAAGCTATGCGATTGAACAAAGAAAGAAGATCGAGGCGCACAGGAGTTTCGAACACTTCCTCGCTTCTATTAGCGCGAGGAAGGGACTAATATCCACAACCCTATCAGTGTGCCTCGTCCCAGTTTTTGCCAAACTTACCTTCGACCGTCACGGGCACTTTCAAAGGTAGGGCCTTTTCCATTTCTTTTTTGGCAAAAGCGAAAAACTCTTCTTTTTCCTTTTTATCCACTTCAAATACAAGTTCGTCATGCACCTGTAAGATGATACGTGATTTCAAAGACTTTTTTTGGATATGATCATGTATTTTCAACATGGCAAGTTTGATCATATCGGCGGAAGTTCCTTGGATCGGTGAGTTGATCGCGACCCGTTTTGCGGCTTCGGATGCCATTTTATGTGTGGAATTGATATCGGGAAGATAACGACGACGGCCGAGTAACGTCTCCACATAACCGTTCTTTTTACAGAACTCTACGGTTGATTCCATATATTCTTTTACCCCTGTGTATTGGGCAAAATACCGTTCTATAAATTCTTTTGCTTCTTTGCGTGCAATTCGAAGGTTATTGGAAAGACCGAAGGAAGTAACTCCGTAGATTACGGAAAAGTTCACGACTTTCGCCTTATTCCGCATTTCAGGCGTTACATCTTTTTCCTTGACTCCGAAAAGACCTGCAGCGGTTCTTCTGTGAATGTCCGCACCGGATTGATAGGCATCGATCATTTGAGGGTCATTGGAAAAATGAGCCATAATCCTGAGCTCAATCTGGCTATAGTCGAGAGAAAGAATTTCCAATCCTTTGCCGGGGAAAAAACCTTTTCGAAGAAGGCGACCTTCTTCGTCTTTGATCGGGATGTTCTGCAAATTGGGGTTAGTCGATGATAATCTTCCTGTTGCGGCAATCGTTTGGTTATAGCTGGTGTGGATGCGTCCCGTCTTCGGATTGATCAAGGTAGGCAAACTATCCGAATATGTACTTTTCAGTTTGGAAAATTTTCTGATAGCAAGTAAATCATCTATGATGGGATGACTTCCTTGCAAAGACTCCAAGACCGAATGATCCGTTGAGAATCCTGTCTGTGTTTTTTTCTCCGCAGGCAAACGCAAGTCCTCAAATAGAACAACTTGCAGTTCTTTGGTGGAATTGATATTGAACTGTCTTCCTGCATAAAAATGAATATTCTTTTCATGTTCCAGGATCTTTTTCTCAAATACGGTGGATAGGCCTTCGAAATATTCTTTCTCAACGCTGACACCCGTGAATTCCATCTCTCCCAAAACATCAATCAAAGGCATCTCCACATCTTTGAAGATTTTTTCGGATGTACCTTCCAGTTTCTTTTCCAGAACATGATAAAGTCGCAGAGTGATATCCGCATCTTCGCAGGCGTATTCGGAAACACGATCAGGATCTATATCAAATAAATTTTGTTTCTTTTTTCCTGTACCAACTAATTCATCATAGGTGATTGTTTTGTAATTAAGATAATCCGTTGCCATATCATCCATATTATGACGTCTTTCTCCCGGTGTGAGAATGTAGGAAGCGAGCATGGTATCAAACTCGATTCCTTTGACTCGGATTCCGTAATTTCTGAAAACCAAAACATCATATTTTATGTTCTGTCCGATTTTGGGAAGTTTCGGATTTTCTAAAATCGGTTTAAACAAGGCCAAAGCTTCCGTGGGATTGGGGAGCAAATGAGAGTAGATGGATTCGGAATGTGCTAAAGCGATGTAGTATCCTTCTCCTTCTTTTTGGGTAAAGGACACTCCTAAAATTTCCGCGAGCATCGGGTCTTGCGACGTTGTTTCCGTATCTACTGAAATCGGTTTTTTGGGATCGATCTTACTCAGGATTTTTTTCAATTCATCGATAGTTTTGATTCTGATATACTTTAGATTTTTAGGTGCAGCCGGTGCCGCTTCCTCCTGAGCTTCCTCTCCCTTCTTTTTGCTTTTTTTGGCGGCAGGAGCGGATGGCGCATCTTCCAGTTTAATCCCTGCTAGTTTGGCAAGGTCGCGGTGAAGTACATTATAACCTTCATCTTTGAAAAACTGAACTTTTGCAGGATCAAAATAATTCGGTACTTTTAGATCCGATTTTTTGATCTCTAATTTGAGATTCGTAATGATAGTAGCAAGCTTTCTGGACAAAAACGCATTCTCTTTGTTAGCTGTTAGTTTTTCTACAAGATTTTTGTTTTTGATGTTACCCAGATTTTTATAAATCTCTTCCAGGTTTCCGTATTCCTGTATCAGGGTTTTCGCCCCTTTGTCTCCGATCCCTTTGATTCCAGGGATATTATCCGAAGCGTCTCCCAAGATTCCCATATAGTCGGTGACTTGTTCTCTTGTGATTCCTATATTTTCTTTCACCCACTTGGGATCGATCCTTTCAAACTCGGAAACTCCCTTTTTACCACGTAACATGTGAATGTTTTCACCTAATATCTGATAAAGATCTTTGTCACTGGAGAGAATTACTATTTCATCAAAATCTTTTGCAAACTTTTTACAGAGGGAACCTATGATATCATCCGCTTCGATTCCGTCCATTTTGTACATGGGGAATTCCAAGGTTTCTATCATTTTGTATATTTCTTTGATCTGAGGTCTTAGATCCTCAGGCATCGGCTTTCGCTGTGCCTTATATGCTTCGTACATATCGTTTCTATGAAGTCGTGTGCCCGGATCGAATGTAAAAGCGATATGGGATACTTTTTCATCTTGGAGAAGTTTGAATAACATCCTCCAGAAACCGAATACGGCGCCGCTAGGGAGCCCCGTTTTGGAATTGGTTAGGTTCGATGCGGCAAAAGCGAAATAGGCTCGGAATGCTAAGGCATGTCCGTCAATGATGAGTAGACGATTCATAATTATCCTTCCCGAACAGAGAATCACCTAGTAAGGAATAGTAAATGAGTTTTGTTTTTTCGGAGGTCTCTGTACAGGAAAATCGTTTCACAGCCAGCTTATTGAAAGTTCCGAAACTGTTTCGTAGAGCTTCGGATTCTACGAGGGAATCAAATGATTTTGCAAGAGAAGTGCTGTCACCCACCGGAGAGAGAAATGCCCCTTGTCCGTCCGTTAACATTTCTCCGATTCCGCCGCCTGTAGTTGCTACGACCGGGAGGGCAGATGCCATCGCGTCCAATACCGATGTACCGAGACCTTCTTCTTTGGAAGTCAACGTAAATATATCAAATAACGAAAGTAATGCGAGGATATCGGTTCTGTATCCGGTAAATATAATTTTGTCTTCCAGGCCCAGCTCTTTTGTTAGGGTTTTCAGCTTTCTCTCGAGTCTGCCTTCGCCTACGATCAGAACTTTGAAAGGAACTTGGGTTTTCATTTTCTCAATCGCTCGAATCAATGTCTCCTGATCTTTATGATCGACGAGTGCGGCGATATTTCCTATGATGATCGTTTTTTTAGGAATCGAAAATTCTTCCCGGATGCCTTCCCCTGAAGGCAATTTGGAGAATCGTTTTAGATCGATCCCCGAATAGACGGTGATGAGTTTTTCCGGGCTGATCCCCGCTTCCAACATTACTTTTTTAATTGCTTGTGATACTGGCAGATAATAGTCGTTAGCTGAATGTCCGTATTTCCAACGGGAAAAAATGCTTGTGCCCGGTTTGAAATCCACCCGTCTCGAGACTATCAAAGGAATATTCAAAGTATTCCTTTTTGCAAACACCGCCAAACCATGCGCATGCGCCGTATGAGTGTGGATCAATTTGACTTTCTTTTCCAAACAAATGTTTCGAATCGCTTTTACCGCTTTTCTATCCCATTCTCCTTTCATTTCCAAAGGATAACACGAAAATCCCGCTTCCGTACATCTTTCAAAGAGGGGAGAGTTCGGCTGGCAAACAATCAATTGTTCGATTTTGTTTTGATTCAGCCCTTGGGCAAGATAGTATAATTGTTGTTCTCCTCCGCGCCATTCGCGGGAGGTATTAATATGTAAAATCAAATTATAGATGTTTGGCGCTATCGTATTCGAGTGTAAGAATGGATCCCATCACTTTAAAACCCTGCGGAACTTCTTCCACTTCGCCTTCTCCGTGAAACATTACCTTAACGGAGTCCATCATGGCATTGATAATTTTCAAGCCTTTTCCCATATTCTTATGTTTTTGATTTTGACCGTTGTAAGGAAGGAGAGCGGGTTTTTTGGTTTGGTGATTGATTACATTTCCGATGAAGGTGGCGAGGCAAGGATTTGAGGAGAAGGCTTTTTCCGCTTCTTCTTCCTCTTCCTCCGCTTTGAGACCGGATCCGTAATCCAGAACATAAAGGGTGAATTTGGAACCGTTGATCCTCCAACGACAGATGATGGTTTCATCACTGCAATTACAAACATTTGCTGCTACGGAGTTGGTAAGCGCCTCATCCGCAGCAAGTTCGATCTGCATGATGTTTTCGAGGGAGAAATGGTTTTCCGTTAAAGATTTGCGAAGTTCCCTTCTGAAGGACTTCACCGAAGCCATATCAGGTGGCAAAAACATAGCATAGGACCCTGGAGAAGGGCTCATTACAAAATGTTCTTTTTCTTGGATTTCGCTCACGTTAATTCTTTACGACTGCCTTTTCTTACAGGATACAACGAATTTCCAAAGAAAAAACCATAAAACTAGAAAGATTCAAAGTATTTTTTTTGTAACGCAAAAAATAGGCCTAATTTAAGGCAATATTTGCTACCTTTGCGAGAATCTCCATTCTCTTTTGCAGTTTTTCCTTTCCTAGAAGGGTAAATAGGATCGGAAGTTCCAATCCATGGGATTTTCCGGTCGTAATTGAACGAATCGGCATAAACAAGGTTCTTCCTTTTTCGCCGGTTTTTTCCCCGGCCTTTGACATAATTTCTTTGTACTGGTCGGGAGAACTTGGATTCGCAGATAGAATTTGTTCGTAAAAAGTTTTTGCTACGATGGTTCCGTTGCCTTCGAGAAGAAGGGATTTCGCTTCCTCGTTTTCAAACCCGAGATCTTCCAGAAAGAATTCTTCGATATAAGGAGGTGCCTGGATCAACCTGTCCAGATAAACTCTGACCGAATCCAAAATGGAAAGAAGTGTGGGATGAGTTCCTGATTTGTATTCGTTAGGGATCTTTGCATTCGCAAGGAAAGGTTCCATCTCTTTTCCCAGTCTTTCGATGGAAACGTCACGGATCAGTTTGTTTGACATCCAATTCAGTTTTGATTTCGGGTTCAAATAATCGGAAAGTCCTGCGGCATCTAACTTATTGAAGTCGACCGTTTCCTTTTCTTCTTCTTTCAGTTTTTTGAAAACATCGAATGTAGCGGGTGACTTGGAACATCTTTCGATATCGAATACGGAACAGAGTTCGGAATCTTCCATGTATTCCTTTCCGTCGGGAGAAGTCCATCCGAGAAGAGCCATATAATTCCGTAAAGTCTCCGAAAGATAACCTAACTCCCGGAAGGCGAGAACCGATGTGGCCCCGGCTCTTTTGGATAATTTTTTCCCGTCACTTCCTACGATCTCGCTTGCGTGGGCAAATCTGGGGAGCGGGAATCCGAATGCTTCGAAAATTAAAATTTGGCGGGGAGTATTTGATAAATGACCGACTCCCCGAATAACATGCGTAATTTGCATCAGTGCGTCGTCGATCACCACTGCATAATTATAGGAAGGAAATCCGTCCGATTTTACAAGGATAAAGTCTCCGATCAGTTTTGATTCGAATTTCACCTTTCCTTGAATCATATCGTCGACGATTACGATTTTATTCGGAGTACGGAATCGAACCGTATAAGGAGCTTTCTTGGAAAGATTGTTTCCGATTTCTTCTTCCGTCAGTTCGGAACATTTTCCGTCATACAGATAAGGAATACCCATGGACTCGGCTTGTTTCTTTTTGCCTTCCAATTCTTCGGAACTGCAAAAACAACGATAGGCTTTGCGTTCCCCGATCAATTTGTCAGTGTATTCTTTGTAGATATGCAATCGTTCCGATTGGGTATAAGGTCCGTGGGGACCGCCGACTCCAGGACCTTCATCCCATTCCATACCCAACCATTTTAAAGATTCCAAGATGATTTTAAATGATGCTTCCGTGGATCTGTCCTGATCCGTGTCTTCCACTCGTAAGATAAACTTACCTTTCATTGCCTTTGCATAAAGATAATTGAATAATGCGGTTCTCGCTCCTCCTACATGTAGGAAACCGGAAGGAGAAGGGGCAAATCGTGTACGAACTTCGGTCATTTCATATCCTCTTTTAATAAAAAATTGCCAATTCTAGTGTAACCTACCGGTTCTTTTGTTTTGGAAGCGGAGTTGTTGGCAAAAGGTGGAACAAAGAAAATTTCGGTTTTGGAATCCGAATAGATTGTTTTATAAAAAAGTTTGTTTCGATCGTTCGGAATCACTTCGAATTTGTTTCTCGTATAATCATAGTTTGCTGAAGAGTATTTGAAAGTTTCTTTAGAGGGAGAAGAGGAGAAAAAATCCGTATTGGAACTAGGCTCGTCTCTCCAAATATAAACTGCTCCGTCATTTCCCGCCTTACCTTCTTCCGCATACCAGGCCAAATCGGTTTGAATATGGAATACATCATACTCGTCGGTATTTGATTTTTTGATCGGAGCGGTACCGATCAGATTGAATAATTCCGGCAATGAATTTGCTTGTACTTCACCTAACTCGATAGAGTTGTAATTTGCTTTAAGAACGGTTTGATTGGAACCGGGATCCAATTTTCCGATCCACCTTTTCCAAGTGAGTTTGTATGTGAAAAATGTTTCTTGATTGAAATTTTCTTTGAGGGAAGACAGGAAATCTTTCTCATAAATGAAAAAACCGATCTCCCATTTTGCGGCCAAACCGGCTTTTTTCGAAGGTTCCGCCTCTAAAAAGTAGTAGGTAGAAGAGCCATCCGCGAAGAACTTCGGGTTCGGTTTTTTTGGGTTTTTTGTGTAGAGAACCGGGGCTGAAAAATCAGGTTGGGACCGGTTTTTCAGGCTCAAGTTTATGAAATTACACCCCCAAAATAGAAAAAAAATCAAACTGCAAATAGACCAATAAAAATAGGGTTTTACTCGGGGTTTGGGTGACATAGTAGAGGCTACTTTGCCAATCTAAAATGGGAAAACGGCTTGACAAGTCAATTCACCCCTTCCCTCTGTCATTTGGTATCATGAAGAGCGAAGATCAATTTCCCAAACGCCCCTTTGAAGAACAAGTCCACGACGACCAGAGAAAATACTCCCGTTACGTCTGCGATTCACGTGCAATTCCGCAAGAAATTGATGGTCTAAAGCCTGTTCAGCGACGAATTCTTTGGGCAATGTGGAATTCCGACGCACGCACAAGACATACAAAAACGGTAAAAGTAGCGGGTCTTGCGATGGGGTATCACCCTCACGGAGACAAGTCCATCCAAGATGCTCTTTCCCAAATGGCACAGGATTTCGCATTTGCGAACAACTATCCTCTTGTTAGCGGTGAGGGAACGTTCGGGGACGTTTTGGATCCGAGCGCTATCGCCAGCCCTCGTTATACGGAAGTGAAATTATCCGATTTTGTTAAGGATTTGGGCTTTTTTGAGAGTCTTCCCGATATTGATTATGCAAAAAACTACGATGAAACGGAAGACGAACCGATTCATTTCGTAGGAAAAGTTCCCGTCGTACTTCTGAATAATATCCAAGGTATCGCTACCGGATTTCGTTGTTTTATCCCCGCTCATAAACTCAGTGATGTCATCGATTCTCAAGTTTCTTATTTAAAAACAGGCAAAGTAAAAAAGATAACCCCTTGGTACAAAGGTTACAAAGGGGAAGTTAAATTATCCAAAAATGATAACGGTTCCGTTGTCATGTCGACAACATTTGCTTTCAAGAAAGAAGACGGTAAGTTGTTTTTGACCGACTCTCCGATGAACTGGAACCGCGAAAAGGTGATTGTTTATCTGGATGATTTGATTGAGAAAAAAGACAATTGGTTGAAGGACTATATAGATCATTCCAGTCAGACTTTTAAGATAGAGCTCATTGCCAAAAAAGGCGAAGAGCCGAGCGATGCGGAAGTAAAAGCGCTGTTTTCCAAGGAAAATAACGAAGTTCTTACCATCAATGTCATCACTCATGAAGGAAAACTAAAAAATTATACTCCTGAAGAAATCATAAAACGATTTTGCGATTTCCGTAAAACGCATCTTATACGAAGATTTAAGCGTCTTGCGGGATTGGAAAAGGAAAAAATCGACAGAAACTCCGAACTCATTCGTTTTATCAAAGAAAAATGGAACGAAAAAGTAACTGGAATCAAATCCAAAAAGGATTTCGAAGACAAACTGAAAGCTGCGAAATTCATTTATTTTGAATGGTTGAGCACGATCCCGGTTTATCGAATGACTTTGGATGAGGTTCGTAAATGCGAAGAAGCTATTGTGGAAGCGAAGACTAAATTTACCGAGTATACCGCTCTTCAAAAAGATGATAAGAAACTCACAGGATTTATGACTCTGGAACTCGACGAATTGAAAGCGAAGTGGGATCCGAAATAATATATGGCACAAGCAAAACAAGAAAAAGCGTCAGCATCAAACTCACGTAATTTTAAAAAACTATCGAACGTAGAACACGTTCGTATGCGTACGGGGATGTGGCTCGGACAGAACTCATTGTCCACATTCGAACAGCATTTTTTTACGAAAGATAGCGCCGGAAAATACGATATTACTCACGAAGAACTCTCCGACATACCTGCGAAAATCAAATGTTTGGATGAGTCTTGTATGAACTGTGTGGATGAGTATCGTAAGAACCTGAACGATAAATCCATCCAGGAAAAAGACAAGATGAACAAACTCATCGTTCAGCTTTCCAGTGATAGAAAACGGGTTACCATCCAGGACAATGGTCGCGGGATTCCTGCAGATAACGCGGAAGGCGTGTATCTACATCTTATGTACGGAGAAAACTTTGATGATAAAGTCAAAGAAGATCACGTCGCCGGTCAAAATGGTGTAGGTAT
The nucleotide sequence above comes from Leptospira kobayashii. Encoded proteins:
- a CDS encoding GNAT family N-acetyltransferase → MKANNPTLHKTERVLEVRLAENQLEIERALALRYDVFNLEMGEGLPQSSATRKDRDEYDLYCHHLLVFDKTNDNKIVGTYRILTRENAKKGIGFYSENEFDITSIYNLPDEIAEVGRSCVHPDYRDGSVISLLWQGLAEFMIKYDVRYLMGCGSIHSTNADVASESYAFLKAKDALAPEEFRVFPNPDYCLPGFNVNHEIGDPKSVSKNIPPLLKGYIRIGAKICGIPALDSVFGTTDVFILFDRKEITERYAKHYMSA
- the polA gene encoding DNA polymerase I, with translation MNRLLIIDGHALAFRAYFAFAASNLTNSKTGLPSGAVFGFWRMLFKLLQDEKVSHIAFTFDPGTRLHRNDMYEAYKAQRKPMPEDLRPQIKEIYKMIETLEFPMYKMDGIEADDIIGSLCKKFAKDFDEIVILSSDKDLYQILGENIHMLRGKKGVSEFERIDPKWVKENIGITREQVTDYMGILGDASDNIPGIKGIGDKGAKTLIQEYGNLEEIYKNLGNIKNKNLVEKLTANKENAFLSRKLATIITNLKLEIKKSDLKVPNYFDPAKVQFFKDEGYNVLHRDLAKLAGIKLEDAPSAPAAKKSKKKGEEAQEEAAPAAPKNLKYIRIKTIDELKKILSKIDPKKPISVDTETTSQDPMLAEILGVSFTQKEGEGYYIALAHSESIYSHLLPNPTEALALFKPILENPKLPKIGQNIKYDVLVFRNYGIRVKGIEFDTMLASYILTPGERRHNMDDMATDYLNYKTITYDELVGTGKKKQNLFDIDPDRVSEYACEDADITLRLYHVLEKKLEGTSEKIFKDVEMPLIDVLGEMEFTGVSVEKEYFEGLSTVFEKKILEHEKNIHFYAGRQFNINSTKELQVVLFEDLRLPAEKKTQTGFSTDHSVLESLQGSHPIIDDLLAIRKFSKLKSTYSDSLPTLINPKTGRIHTSYNQTIAATGRLSSTNPNLQNIPIKDEEGRLLRKGFFPGKGLEILSLDYSQIELRIMAHFSNDPQMIDAYQSGADIHRRTAAGLFGVKEKDVTPEMRNKAKVVNFSVIYGVTSFGLSNNLRIARKEAKEFIERYFAQYTGVKEYMESTVEFCKKNGYVETLLGRRRYLPDINSTHKMASEAAKRVAINSPIQGTSADMIKLAMLKIHDHIQKKSLKSRIILQVHDELVFEVDKKEKEEFFAFAKKEMEKALPLKVPVTVEGKFGKNWDEAH
- a CDS encoding glycosyltransferase, which produces MILHINTSREWRGGEQQLYYLAQGLNQNKIEQLIVCQPNSPLFERCTEAGFSCYPLEMKGEWDRKAVKAIRNICLEKKVKLIHTHTAHAHGLAVFAKRNTLNIPLIVSRRVDFKPGTSIFSRWKYGHSANDYYLPVSQAIKKVMLEAGISPEKLITVYSGIDLKRFSKLPSGEGIREEFSIPKKTIIIGNIAALVDHKDQETLIRAIEKMKTQVPFKVLIVGEGRLERKLKTLTKELGLEDKIIFTGYRTDILALLSLFDIFTLTSKEEGLGTSVLDAMASALPVVATTGGGIGEMLTDGQGAFLSPVGDSTSLAKSFDSLVESEALRNSFGTFNKLAVKRFSCTETSEKTKLIYYSLLGDSLFGKDNYESSTHH
- a CDS encoding ATP-binding protein → MFLPPDMASVKSFRRELRKSLTENHFSLENIMQIELAADEALTNSVAANVCNCSDETIICRWRINGSKFTLYVLDYGSGLKAEEEEEEAEKAFSSNPCLATFIGNVINHQTKKPALLPYNGQNQKHKNMGKGLKIINAMMDSVKVMFHGEGEVEEVPQGFKVMGSILTLEYDSAKHL
- the gltX gene encoding glutamate--tRNA ligase, which gives rise to MTEVRTRFAPSPSGFLHVGGARTALFNYLYAKAMKGKFILRVEDTDQDRSTEASFKIILESLKWLGMEWDEGPGVGGPHGPYTQSERLHIYKEYTDKLIGERKAYRCFCSSEELEGKKKQAESMGIPYLYDGKCSELTEEEIGNNLSKKAPYTVRFRTPNKIVIVDDMIQGKVKFESKLIGDFILVKSDGFPSYNYAVVIDDALMQITHVIRGVGHLSNTPRQILIFEAFGFPLPRFAHASEIVGSDGKKLSKRAGATSVLAFRELGYLSETLRNYMALLGWTSPDGKEYMEDSELCSVFDIERCSKSPATFDVFKKLKEEEKETVDFNKLDAAGLSDYLNPKSKLNWMSNKLIRDVSIERLGKEMEPFLANAKIPNEYKSGTHPTLLSILDSVRVYLDRLIQAPPYIEEFFLEDLGFENEEAKSLLLEGNGTIVAKTFYEQILSANPSSPDQYKEIMSKAGEKTGEKGRTLFMPIRSITTGKSHGLELPILFTLLGKEKLQKRMEILAKVANIALN
- a CDS encoding DNA gyrase subunit A; its protein translation is MKSEDQFPKRPFEEQVHDDQRKYSRYVCDSRAIPQEIDGLKPVQRRILWAMWNSDARTRHTKTVKVAGLAMGYHPHGDKSIQDALSQMAQDFAFANNYPLVSGEGTFGDVLDPSAIASPRYTEVKLSDFVKDLGFFESLPDIDYAKNYDETEDEPIHFVGKVPVVLLNNIQGIATGFRCFIPAHKLSDVIDSQVSYLKTGKVKKITPWYKGYKGEVKLSKNDNGSVVMSTTFAFKKEDGKLFLTDSPMNWNREKVIVYLDDLIEKKDNWLKDYIDHSSQTFKIELIAKKGEEPSDAEVKALFSKENNEVLTINVITHEGKLKNYTPEEIIKRFCDFRKTHLIRRFKRLAGLEKEKIDRNSELIRFIKEKWNEKVTGIKSKKDFEDKLKAAKFIYFEWLSTIPVYRMTLDEVRKCEEAIVEAKTKFTEYTALQKDDKKLTGFMTLELDELKAKWDPK